The segment GCTCCACACGAACACCGGCATCTTCAGCAGGTCCATGCCCGGCGCGCGCATGTTGAGGATGGTGGCGATGATGTTGATCGCGCCCATGATCGAGCTGATACCCATCAGGTGGATCGCGAACACCATCTGCGCCACCGAACCGCCCTGCAGCGCCAGCGGCGGGTACATCGTCCAGCCGCCGGCCGGCGCGCCGCCCGCGGTGAACAGGGTGGACAGCAGCAGCGCGAAGGCGAACGGCATGATCCAGAACGAGAGATTGTTCATGCGCGGCAGCGCCATGTCCGGCGCGCCGATCATCAGCGGGATCATCCAGTTGCCCAGGCCCACGAAGGCCGGCATCACCGCGCCGAAGATCATCACCAGCGCATGCATGGTGGTCATCTCGTTGAAGAAGTACGGCTGCACCAGCTGCAGGCCGGGCTTGAACAGCTCGGCGCGGATCACCATGGCGAAGCTGCCGCCGATGAAGAACATCGTCAGCGCGAACACGAGGTACAGGGTGCCGATGTCCTTGTGGTTGGTGGACATGCACCAGCGCACGAAGAAGTTGCTCGGGGCACCGTGATGATCGTGGTGATCGTGGGTGGCTGCGTGGGCCATGGCCTTGCACCTCTACCTGATACGTAATGACATGGGACCGCGCCAGGCGCGGTCCGGAAAATCAACCCTGGTTGCCCTGGGCCGGAGTGGTTGCCTGTGCGGTGGCCGGAGCCGCTGCAGCCGGCTTCGGCGCATTGGCGGCCTCCTGCTGGGCCAGCCACTGCTCGAACTCGGCCTTCGGCACCGCCTTCACCACGATCGGCATGAAGCCGTGGTCCTGGCCGCACAGCTCGGCGCACTGGCCACGGTACACGCCCGGCTTCTCGATGTTGGTCCAGGCCGCGTTGACGATGCCGGGGATGGCGTCCATCTTCCAGCCCAGCGCCGGCACCCACCAAGAGTGGATCACGTCGCCGGCGGTGATCACGAAGCGGATCTTGGTGCCCACCGGCACCACCAGCGGCTTGTCGACATTCAGCAGATAGGTGTTCTCGCCGTCGGTCTGCACGGCGTTCGGGTCCATGCCCGAATCCAGCTGGCGGGTTTCGTCGGAGAGACGGTCGAGCTTGGACATGAAGCCGACATGGTCGATCGCCTTGCCCTTGTAGTCGACGTAGTCGTAGCGCCACTTCCACTGGTAGCCGGTGACCTTCACGGTCATCTGCGAGCCGGTAGTGTTGGCGAACGAGGTCAGGCCACCGGTAGCCAGGTAGGCCAGCGTGATCAGGATGATCACTGGGACGGTGGTCCACACCACCTCGAGCATGGTGTTGTGGGTCCACTTCTCGGCCACGGCACCGCGCGACTTGCGGAAGCGGAACATGGCGATGAACATCGCGCCGAACACCAGGATGCCGATGCCGACGCACACGCCCAGGGCGATGTTGTTCAGGTGGTAAGGCACCGACGACCACTCGCTGGCGCCGCGCGTCATGTTGAGCTGCCATGGCTTCGGATTGGCCATCGCCGAGCCGCCGAACAGGGCAAGCGCCCCGCCGAGGCCGGCCAACACCGCGCGCTTGATACCGTGAGGCTTGATGCCGCCAGATGTCATGTCTTGCACCTTTGTTGAACCTACCTGCGCCACGGAGCCGTGGATTCGGCCAGCAGCACCTTGAGTTTCCCCGACAGCTCGGCACGCTCCTCTTCGGCGAGGAAAGCCCCGATTTCCAGCTCGCGACCATGCGACGCCAGCAGCAGACGACGGCGCCCCGCACCCGGAACCAGCTTCACCCGCACCCAGTGCGACTGGAAACGGATGCGCCGCTGCCCCGGCAGCGATCGCACCTCCAGCGACGATTCGTCGAGGGTGATGCGCTCCCCACGGTCGCCCGCCCGCCAAGCCACGCTCAGCGCGACGGCCATCGCCACGGACTCGATCAGCGCAAACAGCGGAGCGAAGACATTCCCCTGCCACGCCCCCAGAGCGGCGGTCGTCAGCGCCAGCGCAGCCAGCACCAGGATCAGTCGACGCAAACCCTTGCGGCTCAGCACGCGATTGGGACGAAGCCACATCGCGCACGGCAAGCCTTCGGAGGCGGGTCGAAGCACGATCATGGCGAAACCGGCGTGCCTGGAACGCCCGAATCATAGGCCGCCCCCGTCCGGTGGGCAACATTGCCGCAGGGGACTGACGCGGATCAGCACGCGCATCCACGCGCGCCCGCGACAGCTGCGGCAAGGGCCCGCAAGACATGCCGATGCCCGGTATCCGCATCCGCGACGGAGGGCGAGACGTGGGGGTGCGACACTTTGCCCTATCGACGACGCGCATTGCGTTGCAACGCAGCATCGGACAAGGCCTGGCGGCTTGGGTGGGGCCGGGACACACGCGTACAATGCGGCGCTTTCGCCCCTCCCCCACCCGCACGTCCACCAACGGATCGAACGACCCGTGACCGCTCCCATCCTGAGTCCCGAACTCCCCGATCGCACCACGCCGGCGCGTGCGCGCATCACTGCAGCCTGGCTGCGCGATGAAACGGAAGCCGTGCTCGACCTGCTCGACCAGGCCAGCCTGCCCGACGACGAACGCGAGCAGGTCGTCGACCGCGCCGCCGCCCTGGTCACCCGCGTCCGCGCGCGGGCCAAGGACCAGAGCGTGGTCGAATCCTTCATGCGCCAGTACGACCTGTCCAGCGAGGAAGGCGTGCTGCTGATGTGCGTGGCCGAGGCGTTGCTGCGCATCCCCGACACGCGCACCGCGGACAAGCTGATCCGCGACAAGCTCGGCGACGCCAACTGGCGCAAGCACCTGGGCCGCAGCGAATCGCTGCTGGTCAACGCCTCCACCTGGGGCCTGCTGCTCACCGGCCAGCTGGTGAACCTCGCCGACGGCACGCGTGACGATTTCACCGGCGCGCTGCGCCGGCTGGTCGCGCGCATCGGCGAACCGACCATCCGCGGCGCGGTGCGTCAGGCCATGCGGATCATGGGCCACCAGTTCGTGATGGGGCGGACCATCGAGGAAGCGCTGGACCGCTCGGTAAAGAAAGAGAACGCGGCCTACCGCTATTCGTTCGACATGCTGGGCGAGGCCGCACTGACCGCCGCCGATGCCGAGCGCTACCAGCAGGCCTACCGCGACGCCATCGCCGCGCTGGGCAAGCGGGGGCCCTTCGCCAACCACACCGATGCGCCCTCGATCTCGGTCAAGCTGTCGGCGCTGTTCCCGCGCTACGAAGTGGCCCAGCGGGAGCGCGCCCGCGTGGCGCTCACCGAGAAGCTGCTGGAGCTGGCCCAACTGTCGATGAAAGCCGGCATCGCGCTGTCGGTCGACGCCGAGGAGGCCGACCGGCTGGAGCTGTCGCTGGACATCATCGGCGACGTCTTCGCGCACCCGTCGCTGGCCGGCTGGAACGGGCTCGGCATCGTGGTGCAGGCCTATGCCAAGCGCACCCCGTTCGTGATCGACTGGCTGGTCGAGATGGCGCTGATGCACGACCGCCGCTGGTACGTACGCCTGGTCAAGGGCGCCTACTGGGACGCCGAGATCAAGAAGGCGCAGGAGCAGGGCCTGTCGGGCTACCCGGTGTTCACTCGCAAACCGAACACCGACGTGTCGTATCTGGCCTGCGCACGCCGCCTGTTCGCCGCCGGCAGCCACCTGATCTATCCCCAGTTCGCCACCCATAACGCGCACACCATCGCCGCGGTGCATCACATCGCGCAGGGGCGTCCGTTCGAGTTCCAGCGCCTGCACGGCATGGGCGCGGACCTGTACGCCGAGGTGATCGGACCCAAGCGCTTCGACGTGCCGTGCCGGGTGTACGCGCCGGTGGGTTCGCACGAGGATCTGCTGCCCTACCTGGTGCGGCGCCTGCTGGAGAACGGTGCCAACACCAGCTTCGTCAACCGCGTGGTGGACGAGGACGTACCGGCCCGCGACCTCGTCGCCGACCCCTGCGATACGGTGCGTGCGTTCGAGTCGATTCCCCACCCGCGCATCCCGCTGCCGGCCAACCTCTACGGTGAACTTCGGAAGAATTCCATGGGCGTCAACTTTGCCAACGACAACGAACTGACCGCGCTCGCCGAGGCGGTCAACGCATGCACCGGTCCGTGGACCGCCGGCCCGCTGGTGCCGGGCGCGGCCAGCCAGGGCGCGATGGTCGAGGTCACCAACCCGGCCGACCGCCGCCAGCGCGTGGGCAGCTACCTCAGCGCCGACGACGCCACCGTGCAGCAGGCGCTGGCCAACGCCCACGCCGCGCAGGACCGCTGGAACAACATGCCGGTGGCCAACCGCGCGGCGATGCTGGAATACGCCGCCGAGCAGCTCGAGGCGCGCCGCGCCGAGTTCATCGCGCTGTGCGTGCGCGAGGCGGGCAAGAGCCTGCCCGACGCGATCGCCGAAATCCGCGAGGCCGCCGACTTCCTGCGCTACTACGCCACCATGGCGCGGCGCCTGTTCGCCGAGCCGGAGCAGCTGCCCGGGCCGACCGGCGAGAGCAACCGCCTGTACCTGGAAGGCCGCGGCGTATTCGTCGGGATCAGCCCGTGGAACTTCCCGCTGGCGATCTTCGTCGGCCAGGTCAGCGCCGCGCTGGCTGCCGGCAACCCGGTGATCGCCAAGCCCGCCGAGCAGACCAGCCTGATCGGCTACCTCGCCACCCGGCTGCTGCACGAAGCCGGCGTGCCGGAGGACGTGCTGCAGTTCGTGCCGGGCGACGGCGCCACCGTCGGCGCCGCACTGACCCGCGACCCGCGCGTGGCCGGCGTGGTGTTCACCGGCTCGACCGAAACCGCCTGGGCGATCAACCGCGCGCTGGCCGCGCGCAATTCGCAGATCGCCGTGCTGATCGCCGAGACCGGCGGCCAGAACGCGATGATCGCCGACTCCTCCGCGCTGCCTGAGCAGATCGTCAAGGACGTGATCGCCTCGGCGTTCCAGTCCGCCGGCCAGCGCTGCTCGGCGGCCCGCGTGCTGTACGTGCAGGACGACATTGCCGACAAGGTGATCACCATGCTGGCCGGCGCGATGGCCGAGCTGAAGGTCGGCGATCCTGGCCTGCTGTCTACCGATGTCGGCCCGGTGATCGACGAAGACGCCAAGGCGATCCTGGTCGAGCACGCCGCCCGCATGGACAAGGAGGCGAAGAAGATCGCCGAGGCACCGCTGGACGCGGAAGTCGCTGCGCACGGCACCTTCTTCGCCCCGCGCGCTTACGAGATCCCCTCGCTGGACACGCTCAAGCGCGAGGTGTTCGGCCCGGTGCTGCACGTGCTGCGCTGGAAGGCCAGCGAACTGGACCAGGTGATCGCCGCGATCAACGCCACCGGCTACGGCCTCACGCTCGGCGTGCACAGCCGCATCGACGCCACCATCGACTACATCAGCCGTCATGCGCGTGTCGGCAACTGCTACGTCAACCGCAACCAGATCGGCGCGGTGGTCGGCGTGCAGCCGTTCGGCGGCGAGGGCCTCTCGGGCACCGGCCCGAAGGCGGGCGGTCCGCACTACCTGCTGCGCTTCGCCGGCGAGCGCACGCTCACCATCAACACCACGGCGGCCGGCGGCAACGCCTCGCTGCTGACCATCGGCGAATGACACGCCCCGCACGGGCCGGCCTCCCCGGCCGGCCCGTGCATGGTGCGCCGCGCCAACGCGGCAACGACGTGCGTGCTATAGAAATGGCTCCCACCTGGCCACGGCAGGCCACGACTCCGGAGCGATTCCACCATGGCTCGACCCGCCGGCATGCTCGGCATCCACCAAGGCGCCGTGCTGGCGGCCGACGATCCGCGCTACACGGCCGCCGAGTTTCCGCCGAACAAGCTGCTCTACCTGGTGCAGCTGGCCGATGCCCGCGGCATCGACTGTCGCCCCTGGTTCGCCGGACTCGCCCTTACCCGGGCGCAGGTCGCCGATCCGGCGCTGCGGGTCTCCTACCGCCAGGCCAGCGTGCTGGTGCGGCGCGCGCTTGCGGCGCTGGATGTGCCCGATGCCGGCCTGCTGATCGGCAGGCAGGGCACGATCGGCGGCTTCGGCCTGCTCGGCCTGGCAATGATGACCTCGCGCACGCTGGGCGAGGCGATGCTCGCCGGCATCACCCACCACAAGATCTGCGGTTGCCTGCTCGATCTCAATTTCGAGGCTGTCAGCGAGCGCGAGGCGGCGCTGGTCGCCTGGCCTCAGTTCGGCGACACCGAACTGCTGCCGTTCTTCTGCGAAGAGCTGTTCGCCAGCTGCCTGATGATCGCGCGTGAACTGGTCGGGCCGGAGCTGCGCCCGCTGCGCGTGGAGCTGGCCTATCCCGAGCCGCGCTACGCGCACGAGTACGCCCAGTTGTTCGGCTGCGAGATCCGCTTCGGCATGCCGCAGAACCGGCTGCTGATCGATACCCAGTGGCTGGCCCGTCCGCTGCCCGGATTCAACCCGCTCACCGCCAGGCAGGCGCTGGCCCTGTGCGCCCAGCAGCGCACGCCGGACGGCGGCGAGCCGCACCAGGAGATCGTCGCCGCGGTCGAACGC is part of the Dyella thiooxydans genome and harbors:
- the coxB gene encoding cytochrome c oxidase subunit II; amino-acid sequence: MTSGGIKPHGIKRAVLAGLGGALALFGGSAMANPKPWQLNMTRGASEWSSVPYHLNNIALGVCVGIGILVFGAMFIAMFRFRKSRGAVAEKWTHNTMLEVVWTTVPVIILITLAYLATGGLTSFANTTGSQMTVKVTGYQWKWRYDYVDYKGKAIDHVGFMSKLDRLSDETRQLDSGMDPNAVQTDGENTYLLNVDKPLVVPVGTKIRFVITAGDVIHSWWVPALGWKMDAIPGIVNAAWTNIEKPGVYRGQCAELCGQDHGFMPIVVKAVPKAEFEQWLAQQEAANAPKPAAAAPATAQATTPAQGNQG
- a CDS encoding DUF2244 domain-containing protein — translated: MWLRPNRVLSRKGLRRLILVLAALALTTAALGAWQGNVFAPLFALIESVAMAVALSVAWRAGDRGERITLDESSLEVRSLPGQRRIRFQSHWVRVKLVPGAGRRRLLLASHGRELEIGAFLAEEERAELSGKLKVLLAESTAPWRR
- the putA gene encoding bifunctional proline dehydrogenase/L-glutamate gamma-semialdehyde dehydrogenase PutA — translated: MTAPILSPELPDRTTPARARITAAWLRDETEAVLDLLDQASLPDDEREQVVDRAAALVTRVRARAKDQSVVESFMRQYDLSSEEGVLLMCVAEALLRIPDTRTADKLIRDKLGDANWRKHLGRSESLLVNASTWGLLLTGQLVNLADGTRDDFTGALRRLVARIGEPTIRGAVRQAMRIMGHQFVMGRTIEEALDRSVKKENAAYRYSFDMLGEAALTAADAERYQQAYRDAIAALGKRGPFANHTDAPSISVKLSALFPRYEVAQRERARVALTEKLLELAQLSMKAGIALSVDAEEADRLELSLDIIGDVFAHPSLAGWNGLGIVVQAYAKRTPFVIDWLVEMALMHDRRWYVRLVKGAYWDAEIKKAQEQGLSGYPVFTRKPNTDVSYLACARRLFAAGSHLIYPQFATHNAHTIAAVHHIAQGRPFEFQRLHGMGADLYAEVIGPKRFDVPCRVYAPVGSHEDLLPYLVRRLLENGANTSFVNRVVDEDVPARDLVADPCDTVRAFESIPHPRIPLPANLYGELRKNSMGVNFANDNELTALAEAVNACTGPWTAGPLVPGAASQGAMVEVTNPADRRQRVGSYLSADDATVQQALANAHAAQDRWNNMPVANRAAMLEYAAEQLEARRAEFIALCVREAGKSLPDAIAEIREAADFLRYYATMARRLFAEPEQLPGPTGESNRLYLEGRGVFVGISPWNFPLAIFVGQVSAALAAGNPVIAKPAEQTSLIGYLATRLLHEAGVPEDVLQFVPGDGATVGAALTRDPRVAGVVFTGSTETAWAINRALAARNSQIAVLIAETGGQNAMIADSSALPEQIVKDVIASAFQSAGQRCSAARVLYVQDDIADKVITMLAGAMAELKVGDPGLLSTDVGPVIDEDAKAILVEHAARMDKEAKKIAEAPLDAEVAAHGTFFAPRAYEIPSLDTLKREVFGPVLHVLRWKASELDQVIAAINATGYGLTLGVHSRIDATIDYISRHARVGNCYVNRNQIGAVVGVQPFGGEGLSGTGPKAGGPHYLLRFAGERTLTINTTAAGGNASLLTIGE
- a CDS encoding AraC family transcriptional regulator, producing MARPAGMLGIHQGAVLAADDPRYTAAEFPPNKLLYLVQLADARGIDCRPWFAGLALTRAQVADPALRVSYRQASVLVRRALAALDVPDAGLLIGRQGTIGGFGLLGLAMMTSRTLGEAMLAGITHHKICGCLLDLNFEAVSEREAALVAWPQFGDTELLPFFCEELFASCLMIARELVGPELRPLRVELAYPEPRYAHEYAQLFGCEIRFGMPQNRLLIDTQWLARPLPGFNPLTARQALALCAQQRTPDGGEPHQEIVAAVERLLRCQLRQQPRLYDVARGLNLSERSLRRKLAESGRIFREIHDRVRAERALQLLQAGSLSVAEVGSEVGFSDPREFRRAFKRWTGMAPQDARQPAG